The genomic stretch TAAATTAGAAAAGCTGagatttttactttttttttttttaaaggaagaTCACTTCACTTTGTTTTTACCAATGAGGTCTTTTTGTTTTcaatgcataaaaatataataattcatttttttttaaatgaaagtgTATATTGTATTTATAGCAAGCATGCATTAtgctaattttaaaaaaaatttaaataagtagCGATACCGAAATTAAGGTTCAAACCATTAATTGCACGcgtgtttgttttattttatacGCGTGTAAAATAAACTTTTTCAACCCTAATTTTGTCACCGTAAATcgtttaaaatttttaaaaaattaataaaatgctTGATATAACTTCAATGTCATCGTAAAGAGAAAAATCTCTCCCCATATTAAAGACAAAAATCTCTCCCCATATTTGAAAGAGATGTGAGCAGTGGGACAAACGATTTATTTCCAATTGTGGAATGGTCATAAGTGGACCTACATTtgccaaccctaattttttttttttttttttaaagtttaatatattatatgcaaTTCAGTCTATTTTAGATATATTTTGACATTTATATTCTTTAAATTTTACAATttaatcttttatatatatattgacatTTATGTCCTTCTAAATTTtgcaataatttaatttttttaatatgtatatttttatatttatgctccttctatttttttttttaaattctcgCCACAAGTGAACATAATTTCTAGGTCTGCCAGTGAGAATAGTCATCTCTCAATTAATAATGAGAAAGATAGAAAAATGACTAGTTCTACtaatatagttttttatttttattttttcatttattgATGAAccatattattgttatatttattaattgtttCAGAACGAATCTCAACGAGCATACCCTCGAATTCTTGGCCATGAAGCTTCAGGGTAAGTCATATATATTAATTTCTAATTAGTCAAATTTAGGTTTGTATGGAGTTAATAAATTACTACACTATATAATATACTATGTGTAAAAAAAATTGCATTCTATAATAACAAAATTATTAACAATCACTTAATTAAAACTTTCactttttttaatttaacaatcataaaacaacaataataaaagCAGGTCCATCTGTCCTATGAAATTGAAAATTCAAGATAAATATAATTACGGACTAATAATtctaatataaataaatttttgttTTGGTTAAATAGCATTTGGGTGACCAAACTTTAACAATGGTATAAATTAGGTCCCCagccttcattttttttttcatataaatcCTCGATGCTATATTTCATTATATAAACATTAACTTGCAAaggtaaaataatttttttttttaaatttattaaaaaatttatcaactaattaatatataaataatatactaaatattttagaggtataataaaaaataaatttgtattattttttaatatttgatgaTAATATTTAAGTCAATTTACCATGATAATATATTTAGTAATATCTAATAAATTAAAAGGGGGAATTAAAGGAGTAATTGTTAAAATTTCATTTTACCCTTATaagttaatatttatttaatgaaatatatcattAAGGACTTATGTGAGCAAAAAGGTGAAGGTTATGGGTCTAAGTGTTATAAAACAAAAGATTGAGGACCTAATCGATACATTTGGTGAAGCTTGGGGACCTCGGTGCTATTTTTCCTATTTTTAACATATCTTTTTCGAGAAATCTATTGAAGTTTAGTGTGTTCAACCGAAAACAAAATAGTTAATAATGCTAATAAAGATTAAGaacaaataaaactaaaatttggagtatatatatatatatatatataattggtaTACAGAATTGTTGAAAGTGTGGGGGAAGGGGTGACAGAGCTGAAAGAAGGAGACCATGTAGTGCCAATATTCAATGGTGAGTGTGGCACGTGCCAATGCTGCAGGCACGTGAAGAGCAACATGTGTAGTAAATATGGGGTGAACCCTATGATGAAGGTGATGGAGAGCGATGGCAGAACTAGGTTTTGGACCAAACATGGAAACCCTATTTTTCATTTTCTCAACACCTCAACATTTTCCGAGTATTCAGTTCTCCATTCAGCTTGTGTCGTGAAGCTTCAACCGCAACTACTCTCATCTCCCTCCGATTTTAAGAAAATCACTCTGCTTAGTTGCGGAGTTTCCACGGGTAATTAATACTTAatgaatttgtttatttattgttTAATAATGTATTATTTTGATTATTTACTAATTATCATTGTTATTGATTGTTACCACCACAAGAAAACAGTACAAAAATGATTGTGGGTGTGCTATAGAAGGTTGCTTCGAGTGAACCATTATTTGGTCATGTTTAACTAAAAGTATAAGATAAGTAAAAATTGTAACTTATTTTTTCTGTTTGGATAACTATtaaataaagatttttttttaatgaaaaattattttcaaaatgtttgtatattaataaaaaaatatatcttttatGAGTAAATTaagaattataaaaattatttttatttagaaaataccTTCTCAAAATTTTTTTTGGAAGAAGCTAGGGTGAACCAGCTTTTCCCATAAGAatttctaaattaaaaaaataaaatttatttttatccaaatattttcaaataaatattaattaaaaaaactaaaacagagcTTTTAGTCAAACATGGCCTTTATAGTGTGCTTTAATAGTTGTTGTCGTTTTCAATTGAATTGACCTCAAAACCCttttgaaataataaaaaaaaatataagtttaaagcTTAATTTATTACTAGCATCAAACGATCTTAATTTGCATGTATCTTAttacttattattaatattattactcaaaaaaaatattaatcgATATTAGAAAGAAAAATACATTGAATTAATGAATATTAACTAAAATGAAGAATTACACGATGGAAATAAACAAAAAACAACTCCATAAAATTGTTTTTCTTTCCTATTTCAAATTTTCAACTGAAAAATGTATAGTATATATGTGAGTTTTGTGTAGTGGTTGACTTATTGTAATAATTCATTTATTAATATCTATATAGTATTTTTCTCTTCTCAAATCCCAATAAATAATACTCTTAATTATATATTCTAGTCAATTTTGTGTACTTTAGCTTAATTAGGACTCTGATAACTAAGACCAAAGGGTCAATTCAAATAGTTACACCATTTCTCAAATACATAATTATTATATAAGTTCATTGGGTTATATAGGTTTGATATAGGGATTTAAATTTTCATTAAGATCCCCAAATTTTTGGATCCATTTTTGTTATTACTTTCATGTCCCTTATCTACTGATCtacttaaaataataattaaccaCCTTATTTAAAATAATAGGGACAAAAAATTTGAACCAAGATATAGGGCCTCCCCTATATATTTACTCTTTGATTTGTTgacttttttcttttgttttttacgTCTTTATTTCACATGtgctttttattatatatatttttatttaatatacgTAATTTTtctaaatacgttatccatttttatattttgttaaataataattcaGATTTTATGTTTTAcgaaattaatcaaaataaaacCATATACACCCCATAGTGTTTGGTATAAGGTTTGGTTTGGTGGGAATGAGAATGTCAAATGTAACCCATgtttagtaaatttatttttaatagtcTGGGGGTTTGTGTTTCCAAGTAGATCTtattttttagcttgatttgagGGTAATCTTATCCCCTTAAGGGGCTGTTTGTTATATGGGAAAGTGTTGGGATAGGTGGTCATTTGAAGTGTACCCCATATTTTGTGCTATTTTTTAGGTGAGAAAGTGGTGGGTCCCACAGAGTTTTAGTGCGTAATGTGAATTCTTGTGAAAGGGCGAGTTTTAGATTAACCCACATGAACCCTTGCCACACTTTCCCATGACACCCAAAACTTATAACAAACAGTCCCTTAAACACTTGAGTTTCACATTCCCTTAATCTAAACCCCCTCTAACTCTACTCCCCAAACTcaaacctcataccaaacacccccttagGGAATCAGTCTGATTCTATCTCTGTTCGTTAATGACTCGATAAttaatcttataattgaaaatattttgaccaaaatcgagtatAGGATATTATTTTAATTCATTTTGTAAAACATATGGATTGATCGCGTATTCGTAAAAAAACACAAGAGCCAAAATATTATTTTCCCATGAATTAATGTTGTAATTAAGTTTTGGTATATATGTAAAAATGAAGGAGTTGGAGCTGCATGGAACACTGCCAATGTCCAACCTGGATCAACCGTAGCAATTTTTGGTCTAGGAGCTGTGGGACTTGCTGTAAGTTttcactataaatatatatatatttatataggaaATTTCTTTGGTAGGGTCTTCAAAAATAGTCCTATTGTAGGGTTCTCAGTGTTTCTTGAccagtgaacagttttcggcgcgactttttttatgaccgtgtatattgtagctatttagagcttcAGTgtgattttcagaaaattctgaatagtttacagtaccgaaaacttggttcaaacatgttgttgcatgcgtgactaattttttttatgcgagtggaaatcaacatgtttgaacctagttttcggtactgtaaactattcaaaattttctgaaacttTGCATGatgctttaaatagctacaatatatactgtcataaaaaaaattcgcaCCGAAAACTTTcatgggtcgagaaacactgagagccctaccaatAAGGCTTAAAGTAAAGCCCCTACATGAGAactgtcatatatatatatatatatatatcatctgtaattattattatttattaacaCTTTTCCTTTTACTCTTATTTCTTTcattatttaataacaatatcattaatcaattattattattaatgatgtatACTAATATGAAGATTAATTGGGGTCTTGTAGATTAGTGAAGGGGCAAGAGCCAGAGGAGCTTCCAAAATAATAGGTGTTGATGTCAACCCTGCTAAATTTACCAAAggtacattaattaattaatttatttatttattaatttaactaGCTCGCCAAAAATAATATATCATTCTACTAAATTAATCTTCggattaattatataaatatatatatatatataggtcgAGCAATGGGGATGACTGACTTCATAAACCCAACTGAGCTGGAAAAGCCGGTGCATCAggttcgtattcttaattttatcacatatatttagttttatttataaaatttattaattaattttattaaatttatatcatattcatattatatataaaaaataacataaacatattaatttatattaataaatatctatttttaattaattttattggtatcttttattaaatatttagaatattttgttaaagttaacaaaataaaacgttaaaactaataatttttattatctactcattttttatataaaagagatagtAAGAGAGATATCATTTGTAATTAACGTGATGCATGATATTGTTTacgtaaaaaaattatttaagtgtGAAACATAAAAATGACTGCACCGATGCAGCCAAAAAATTGGCTAAACCGAAGTGGTCcccaatatatatttatatatatatatagggtagcACTTCGATGTAACAATATTTTAGTGCAGCCAAGACACTTTTTTGGTACTTAAAAAAAtgattttctaattttttttatgatagtgTATATTATTGTCATTTAATATATCttctaaattttcaaaaaatttcgatTGGTTTACGGTGCTGAAAACAAAGTTGTTGCACGCATGTCTATTTTTTGTATGCGCGTGTAAAGTTCAACTGTTTGAACCTTATTtttggtactataaactattcataattttttgaaaatttacaaaaTGTCTTAAATGACAataatgtacatatatatatatatatatatatatatatagtccatAAATAGGAAAGTACATATATACACATCATGAGATGTGTCAGTAGTTGATCAACAACTATGTCATATTTAATGGTTTCATGCATCACTTGTTGTAACATTAACCAAACTTTTGATGATTGAATGAATTGAAgagtttataattaaatgtatcactcaatatatatatatatgtatttttttgcaGAAAATTAGAGAGATGAGTGGAGGAGGAGTGGACTACAGCTTTGAATGTGCTGGGAACTTGGATGTTCTCCGAGAGGCTTACTTGTCTACACATGAGGCATATTATACTACTTATACTCATCGATCTCTATTATTATTAATCATATCAtattaattacatattaattaataAGTTGTTTATTAAGTTTTGAATTGATCATAATTAACAAAAACAGGGTTGGGGATTCACTGTGGTTTTGGGAATTCATCCAACTCCAAGAATGCTCCCAATTCATCCAATGGAACTCTTTGATGGCCGAGGAATTGCTGCTTCTATCTTTGGAGGCTTCAAAGCCAAGTCCCAACTCCCTACTTTTGCCCAACAATGCATGAAAGGGGTCAGTCACTCTCTCTATATTCTTTGGCTCGATATTgtatggttgagattaattacaCATCACAATGTGTAATTTGAGTGAGAGTGCATCTATCATTACTTGTATTGAATATTACTAGTGTATTCGTTGGCTTTTTGGTTTGTTTAGGTGGTGAATTTGGATGAATTCATAACGCACGAGCTTCCTTTCGAGAAGATAAACGAAGCATTTCAGCTACTCATTGATGGAAAGTCTCTGAGATGTCTTATGCACTTGTGATTCATTCATCGACAATATCTTCCAAAAATGTCTTTTATGTATATTTTCAAACCACCATACATGCTTGATcattatatatgtgtatatataagtAGGAGCTTAAGTCTCCATTAATCTAAATTAATGTATAATAACCATCGTATTAAGGGTGGAGTTTAAAGTTTGTATAATTATATATGCATATTCATGTATTTGGTTCTAAGTTAATGGCCTAATATATCACTAAGATTATTGGTAAACACACTAGTCCTTTTTCACATTCTCCTGTTTGACTTGATTTTGTGTATTGTTATAAGAGTGTCCAACACCAACAATCACGTTGatagttaaatttaatattttaaattagaacGTGAAAAGCTCGATATTAAATTTAACCAATCACAAAATACCGCGAACATTTTTCCGACGGTGGAGACTTTAAAAACTAATTCCGGCGAGCAGGGGAAGGACGTAAAATAGGCAACAACAAAAGAAAGAGATAAAAGAACCCCAGTTTTGTTACTTgagtaacgagagagagagagagagactgctTTTCAAAATCACATGTCAGAGAACAACATGAAAGTGTTCTAATCTTTGGGAAAAATCCCAAATAATTCAGGTACAGGTAAATCTTCCAAAGCCTCGAGGTTCTGTCCCAACTCTATAAtctaaaaataaacataataaccCCTACTACAATAGTAATAATATCAAAAGATCCCAGGCAGGGAAAGAGAGACTGACCACAGACATCAAAAACATCTTTCTTTACATGGGTGTCATGTCATATACTAACATACTTCATCTGGAACcataacaaaaaaattatcaGTCTGGACAGTGGATCATACAGCTCACTGCATCGGAAGACGAGGAGCTCGGGGCCGAACTGGCGTTTTCGATGGGCTTACCCTGAATAACCACAGTACCAACACCAAAACTTTGTTAGAACAGTGGCGACAATGAAAAGTTTAATGAAAATGAGATTAGATGGAGATGGTGTGCATGCAGTCCCACCTTATAGGCAATGACCCCAGAACCACACCGCTACAATTGAGAGCAGCAATTGCACTTTCAGCCTGAAAATAGATTACAATCCGATCAAGTTTCTTGGCATAATAATGAAATGTATTGAATACTATTTGGGACTCATATCCGGTTAAAAAGTAGCAGTTGGACCAAGCAAGCCACCAAGAATCAAAGGTGGGTCATGATTTTTCTTCTCAAGAAATGAAAAGTTGCAAAGAAGTTGGACTAGAAAGTCCCCAAAGTGTTTGACCTGACTGAATCTCGAGTCTTCTTCAAGCAGCTGTATGGGAAAACGAGTCTAGTCTACCCTTACCTAGTCTTCCAACAGGAAAAGAAACTCTATACCTAATAAACTTACAATAgaaacttgaacaaaactaaaagaacAGCTCCCAACAGCAAAGAAACAGAGCCAAATGATTCTGTTTATTTAGTTAGCAAACTAtggaattgatttttattttatttttctttctcataaaGTTACAATTATGCCTAGCGTCTCTGATTTATAAAATGAGCAGAGCaagaaagaaggaaataaaaaagaaaagaatagcAGAAAAACcataaggttcaaaaaaaattgcccaattacatccaaccaataagagaaaaagaaaaatctaaaACGCAACTATAATGAAGGCTATCTAATTGCCCGAATCAAGAACTATACAAAAGGAGCACCCAGCAGCATAAATAGAAAGTGATTAGACAAAAAGGGTTGCAGATGGAGAACATGTGATAAAGTAAATaaacaattataaaaaaatatatagaaaaacataattataaatcCAATACCATAATTGTCTCTATTAACCAGTACATGCAGGGATATGTTAAGGCAAGCCACATTTTTCCCACTGAAAGAATAGTTTATATGGAATAAATTTCAGCAAAGTAAAGGAGATTATTAAACAATGTGAAAACACACAACAAGGCTATATGGCTACAGTCAAACTACTGACAACCTACAGTCAATCTACTGACAACCTAACAGTCCAACTAAAGGATACACTTGTTGCTCTTCTCCAGTGCATTGCATGAAACCTACTAAAAAGCACAAGAGAAGGTCTATGAAATATACtgcaaaatccactgacaacaaCACCAACAACCACATTATAGGCACATACTATGTCATGCTCTAAAGATTGGTTTATAATCTGCTACTGTAAAGAAAACTAACATTTACAAATATGGTACTAAGTTGTAATGTACCTTAATTATCCAAATTCATACATGTAAAAAGGCCATGATGAGAAGATGGATCTTAAGTAATAAATTCAATGGCCAGCTATAAATGGAAAGCTTAAATGTGTTCCTAATTCTTACACAGGTTTGCATAATCATCAAGAGCACCCCCCTTGCACActccaaaaataataaataaagaaccattaaaaaataataaaagacaTCAAGAACATTGTCCTTGCCAATTccaaaaatgataaataataaccaaatgaacaataaaaaaaagtaataaaagaCGGGCCAAAACTACAATTGTGTGACATTGGTCATGCTTggtaatttatataaataaataaa from Humulus lupulus chromosome 5, drHumLupu1.1, whole genome shotgun sequence encodes the following:
- the LOC133778715 gene encoding alcohol dehydrogenase-like 4; its protein translation is MEMNGKHQNLHSSGNDGIKTTGQVITCRAAVAYGPREALVVEEILVEPPQRMEVRIKILFTSICHTDLSAWKGENESQRAYPRILGHEASGIVESVGEGVTELKEGDHVVPIFNGECGTCQCCRHVKSNMCSKYGVNPMMKVMESDGRTRFWTKHGNPIFHFLNTSTFSEYSVLHSACVVKLQPQLLSSPSDFKKITLLSCGVSTGVGAAWNTANVQPGSTVAIFGLGAVGLAISEGARARGASKIIGVDVNPAKFTKGRAMGMTDFINPTELEKPVHQKIREMSGGGVDYSFECAGNLDVLREAYLSTHEGWGFTVVLGIHPTPRMLPIHPMELFDGRGIAASIFGGFKAKSQLPTFAQQCMKGVVNLDEFITHELPFEKINEAFQLLIDGKSLRCLMHL